DNA sequence from the Prochlorothrix hollandica PCC 9006 = CALU 1027 genome:
GACAACTTGGGATAGAGCAAAAAGAAGTTTTGGTAAGTAATGGAAGCCAGGGTTTGGGTTTCCGGCTGAATTTCTACCCCTTCCTTGGCTTCGATCGCCTGGTGCAAGCCATCACTCCAGCGACGACCGGGCATAATCCGCCCGGTGAATTCATCCACAATCACCACTTCCCCATCGCGGATGATGTAGCTCACATCCAAGGTGAATAATTCCCGCGCCTTCAAGGCATTGAAAATATAGTGTGCCCAGGGATCCTGGGGATCAAATAAATCCTCTACCCCCAGCAGCCGTTCAGAATTTTCAAACCCCTGATCCGTCAGTAAAATATTGCGCTGTTTTTCATCCAACTCATAATCGCCGTCGGGTTCGATCTCTTCGTAATTGCGATCGTTGGGATCCGTGCTGGACTTGGTTAAGGCGCGGGCCACTTCCGCCGCCCGTAGATACTTTTCGCTGGGGCGCTCCACCTGTCCCGAAATAATCAGGGGGGTGCGGGCCTCATCCACCAGAATCGAATCCACCTCGTCAATAATGCAGAAATTAAAGGGACGCTGCACCACATCTTCGATGGAGGTGGCCATGTTATCCCGCAAATAGTCAAACCCCACTTCGCTGTTGGTGGTGTAGGTGACATCGCAACCGTAGTTTTTACGCCGTTCCGGGGGTGTCATGCTTTGCTGAATCAGCCCCACACTCAGACCCAGAAAGCGGTGAACCTGGCCCATCCATTCCGCATCCCGTCGCGCCAGGTAGTCATTGACGGTGACCACATGCACCCCTTTCCCCGACAGGGCATTGAGGTAGGCGGGCAGGGTGGACACCAGGGTTTTGCCTTCCCCCGTCTTCATTTCAGCGATCTGACCGTCATGGAGCACCATGCCCCCAATGAGCTGCACGTCAAAGTGACGCATCCCCAAAACTCGCTTCCCAGCTTCCCGCACTACGGCAAAGGCTTCCGGCAAAATATCCGCCAAGATTTCCTTTTCCACCGCCAGGGTAGTGGCTTTTTCCAGCTTTAATTTAAACTCTGTGGTTTTCCCGACGAGTTCCTCATCGGAGAGGGGGGCAATGTCCTCTTCCAGGAGGTTCACTTCCGTCACCAGGGGTTTGTAGCGCTTTAATTTGCGGCTGTTGGGGTCACCAAACAGAGTCTTTAACATAGCAAGTCAACAAAGAATTTTGTGATGGGACGGGCGATCGAGGCAATACCTCCACCCTAGACTTTATGCAATGCCCCAGGGGGAGAGGTGCGCCCCAATCAGCGGGGACTACAGCAATCCTAAATCAGTTGTAAGGATCTCGATCTCTGAAACCCCTTGTGTGATGTGCGCCCGGAGGGCGCACATCACACGACCCATTTCGGACTGCTGTAGCTTAGTAACCCCAGGGGACAAGTGATAACTTTAGTTTTGACATGCTCCCCGACCTAAAGGTGCGGGGATTCTCCGGCTAGGCGAATAGTCCAAGCTGTTCGCTGTACGGCTGGCTAGACAAAGCAGTCGGATTGCCAGACATCCTGGTCTTACGCCCGTTCTTTGTCCATTTNNNNNNNNNNNNNNNNNNNNNNNNNNNNNNNNNNNNNNNNNNNNNNNNNNNNNNNNNNNNNNNNNNNNNNNNNNNNNNNNNNNNNNNNNNNNNNNNNNNNACTGGTATCGTACTTTCATGCTAACCATGATAGCATAGATGGATAGACGATGGGTAGGTACAATGGCGAAAGAAACGCTCAGTTTAAGGGTGTCCGGCGCTAGGTTGGCAAAGCTTAGGCGGATTGCGAAACAGAGAGAGAAGACGATGACCCAGCTTGTGGAAGACTGGATAGATCGGTTGCAGGAAGAAAAGCCGTCCTAGAAGGACGGGGCTTTAGACCCAGATTTTCGGTAACTAAATATAAAGTTTACTCGTTTATCCGAATGTTTGCGATCGGGTTTTTACCACCCCCCCCTTAAGGGCATTGGGTTCCCGCTTTCAGCGGGACCAGATTAATGGGACAGTGGGGCGCTCTGTGCCCCACTGTCCCGGCTTAAGTTGATACCCAGGGCATTCTGGGAGCCACTGCCGCTGGCGAAGGGCATTGGGGGAGTCGGGGCAACCCTATGGGTTCAGGGTTCCAACGGCGGAGTACCGTCCCTGGCTTAGAAGCCATGGGCATGGCACCAAGACCCCCAAGCCTACAGCCCCTGGGTTTGGAGCCACTGCAAGATTTGGTCGCCACTGAGGGCACCTTCCACGCGGGCCATGACTGCCCCATCCCGGAACACCACCAGGGTGGGCAAGGCTTGGACTTGGTATTGGGCGGCCAGTTGGGGATAGGCTTCGGTGTTGATTTTCACCAGTTTCACCCGCCCTTTAACCTGGGGAGCGATTTGGGCGAAGGTCTGGGCCATGAGGCGACAAGGGCCACACCACTCGGCGTAAAAATCCACCAGTACCGGTAGATCGGAGCCAGTCAACAGGTCGGCAAAGCTGGAAAACTGCTGTTTGGTTGCCATGGTTGCAGGGGAAAGGGGGATAGTGTTGGAACGCCCATGACGCTGGGACGATCGCGGCGGGAGTGATTTACGGGAGTTATTTACGGGAGTTATTTCCACCGAGTGCGATCGTAAACGTCAGCCCGCGATCGTCCCCAGACCTCCCAATTGTTTTAAACTTGGTTGTTCAATGTAGCGGCTCAATGTAACTATTCAGGGGGAAAGTGAGTAGGGTTTCAGCCCCACGATCGCCGGTGAGAGCCGGATCAACGGGGTGCATTTCACCTTTTGGAACAATTGACCTTGGGTAGGGTTCTCGCCCCCGTGCCGACCCTCTTGGCGACCCACAACCGGGGCAACCACGGGGGGATTGCCCCTACCAAAATCGGTGAACCCACCCCAGTGAAATGGACCCTCTCACATCGCCTAAGGTCTGTTGTCTAGAGCCTGAAACCCTCATTCTCCTGTGTCCCCCTGAAATTACCTGCTCAATGTAGCGGCTCAATCAATTCAGCACTACCAACGGGGGAGTCGATTTCCGTTTTCCATCGTGCCCCTGCTCCGGCGTGGGTACGGTCTGCTGAACGCTCCAGCGTCCCGTGGGAGAGACGCGGCGCAAGAACTACCACCGGCGGTATTCCCACGCTCTGCGTGGGAACGAGAGCAAGGTTTTAGTTGTAAGAAAGCGGGTAACGCGATTCGAACGCGCGACATTCACCTTGGCAAGGTGACGCTCTACCACTGAGCTATACCCGCAGAGACCCTTAGACAAAATACATTGACATGCTCCCCGACCTAAAGGTGCGGGGATTCTCCGACTAGGCGAATAGTCCAAGCTGTTCGCTGTACGGCTGGCTAGACAAAGCAGTCGGATTGCCAGAAATCCTGGTCTTACGCCCGTTCTTTGTCCATTTAGAGTCTTGGATTAGCTCCAACCCAGACTTTGATCGTGCTTTTATGCTAACTAAAATAGCATAGATGGAGAAGGCTGGATAGATCAGTTGCAGGAAGAAAAGCCGTCCTAGAAGGACGGGGCTTTAGACCCAGATTTTAGGTAAAACTGTTAACCGGGTCAACATAGTCCGTCTGTCTATGGCGCTTAAATATAATTACAAAAGACCGCGCCCTTGTCAAGGTTCCGCGTTAAATTTTTAGGATTCTTGTGAGGCAACAGCAGGGATAGGAGGCTACGCCAGCTCCAGCCGATCGCGATCGGGATCAACCAGACGAGGATCCAGACTGAGCCGCGCCCCCCTCGATCGCCCCGTCACCCAACCCCCCAGCCCCCATGTTATCTCCCCACATCTCCCCCCCGTGCAGCCTGGAAGACGGTGGGAAAGGCGGGTGACCGTTATGATGGAAGCAACCCTTGAACCCTACGGTCCGTTCCCCCATGGCACCTTCTCCCACCCCCCCCAAAAGCCCCGTGGTTCGCCCCCTGCAATACCGCGATTTGGAAGCCTTGGAACAACTGTGGCACCAGTGGCACCCCCCCGATCCAGCCCATGGGGAGGATGCCACCCGCTTGCAATGGATTCAGCGCTGGTATTGGCCCCTGACGGCCATGCATTGGTTCCCCCACCCCTGGCAGTTGGTCAATCATATCTATGTGGCAGAATATGGGGCAGAACAACAGGGGAAGGCGGGCCAAGGGTTGCAGGGGATGATTCAGGTGGCTCCCTTTAACCACGGTCGGAGTACGTGGCGCATTGATCAGGTGTTGGCCACGGGGGGCGTGGGGTTTAACGGGGGGTTATCCTTGGCGGGGGAGGCGGGATCCCAGTTACTGCGCCACTGTTTAGAGAAAATCTGGGAAGCTCGCACCTGGATTGTGGATGCGGATGTTAATGATAAGGAGCACCTGGCCCTCTATCGCCAAAATGGCTTTCAGCCCTTGGCCCAGGTGACCCGTTGGCTGTTGCGACCAGAGGTGTTGCAGGGGTTGGCGGAGCGGGAGATGGCGGTGCCCAATCTCTTGCCGGTGAACAATGCCGATGCCTATTTGCTTTACCAGTTGGACACGGTGTCGATGCCGCCCTTGTTGCGCCAGGTGTTCGATCGCCATGTGGCCGATTTCCAAACCAGTGTGCTGGATGGGCTGGTGCAACAGGGACAAAACTGGTTTAGTCCCTATGTGTCGGTGCGCAAATATGTGTTTGAACCCCAACGCAAGGCAGCCATTGGCTCTTTTCACCTGTGCCTGTCTAAAACTGGCTCCCAGCCCCACAAGGCCAAGCTGACGGTTCACCCCGCTTATACCTTTCTCTATCCCCAGTTGCTGAACCACATGGCCCAACTGACCCAAGCCTATCCCCCCCAGGGGTTATGCCTCAAGTCAGCGGATTATCAGCCTGAACGGGAAGCCTTTTTGGAGCAAGTCCAGGCCGATCGCCTGGATCATGTGTTGTTGATGTCTCGATCGGTGTGGCACAAGCTGCGGGAACAAAAGGGGGTCTCCCTGGAAGGGCTACAACTGTCGGAGGTGTTACAGGGATTGCA
Encoded proteins:
- the trxA gene encoding thioredoxin — translated: MATKQQFSSFADLLTGSDLPVLVDFYAEWCGPCRLMAQTFAQIAPQVKGRVKLVKINTEAYPQLAAQYQVQALPTLVVFRDGAVMARVEGALSGDQILQWLQTQGL
- a CDS encoding GNAT family N-acetyltransferase — its product is MVRPLQYRDLEALEQLWHQWHPPDPAHGEDATRLQWIQRWYWPLTAMHWFPHPWQLVNHIYVAEYGAEQQGKAGQGLQGMIQVAPFNHGRSTWRIDQVLATGGVGFNGGLSLAGEAGSQLLRHCLEKIWEARTWIVDADVNDKEHLALYRQNGFQPLAQVTRWLLRPEVLQGLAEREMAVPNLLPVNNADAYLLYQLDTVSMPPLLRQVFDRHVADFQTSVLDGLVQQGQNWFSPYVSVRKYVFEPQRKAAIGSFHLCLSKTGSQPHKAKLTVHPAYTFLYPQLLNHMAQLTQAYPPQGLCLKSADYQPEREAFLEQVQADRLDHVLLMSRSVWHKLREQKGVSLEGLQLSEVLQGLQPSHNPVPGRFVPHSRRELWYAMPEQKTSPPPSRDSE